The DNA window CTCAGCTTTATTGACTATTAAGTTCGCATATGGCCACTTAGGCCTACACTGTACAATGTAGGCTCTCTCCTATCGCCTATGAAATCTAGAAATATGAAACCACTGGAATCTGCAGGGATTAGGATTTGCCTGTCTCTGGTTTAACATTCTCTGCTCAGAAACCCACCCATGATAAACACGTTTTCAACAATAAGCGCATTTCATAGCGGTTTTTGCTGTACGATTATACCCGAAAGAGTTAAACGGTTGTTTTAGACATAGGCCTGTGGATTGCATACTGTTAGGTTTTTGTTTAACAGACCAATAGCAGGCAGACTTGCAAGAAAAGAAGCCGCAGTAATTGTCTTGTGACCCGCGAATGCTGAAACACTTTTACCCGAAAGGAAGACATTCTCACGGTTAAGCAGccaggtggaggagaggggctGTATTACTGCTTTCGACTTGATGCCGACCAATGAATGTGTTCCGATTGTCGGGCTCTGAAACCTATCcgtccgtttttttttttttgttttttttttctcaatttccttTAAGGTCATTGCGGTTTGAAGAGGAagtgcttttctttttcatttccactcGTTCAAGGAAGAACGAGCTTCGTTCAGTCCATTTTCGTATTTTTTCATACAAGTTAAAACTTTGTGTCGATATTTCTATAATGTGTACTATGCAGGCAGCGGTGGAATGTAAACGTAAGTTTTATGATATTCTTTCTCGAGAATCCCGTGTTACATGTTACTCTTTTTGTAAGCGATAGTCGCCTGTCAGGCATTGTAACGTTATAGTGCAGGGAGCCAAATAGTCTGTCACGTCACTGACAGCTCAgcgtgtctctctcctctccagtgCATCCAATGTGGCAGGGGACACTGGCGGTGCCCGGTGGGGATAGACAGTCTCCGATCGACATCGCGGTCCGCAAGAGCGTCTTCGACCCCCAGCTGAAGCCTCTGACCTTCCAGTACGACCCCAGGACTTGCCAGCAAATATGGAACAACGGCTACTCCTTCCTCGTGGAGTACGACGACACCACAGACAAGTCAAGTAAGGATTTAATTTCTTTCTTACCTCCACCAAACTAGGTACTTTCTGAGAACTATGTCTGGAATGGGTGTTATGAATGCCAGCATTTATTACATCGAAGCCCGGCTTCATTTTGTGAAAAGATTTTTTCCTGTTTAAGTGAAAATGTCTGACTTTTAGCTGTGGTGGAGGGAGgattaaaaaaaccccaaaaaaccattaacatattttttaaGCTAGTAAGACCTGGATATATAAACTGCTCATTGCACTTGGacactccctctctgtgtggttaCTGCTTTTTCCATTCCAGTTGAAATATAGGATGAACAGAATGAAGCCTTCTGCTGCCTTTTGAAAATATTCTTCAATTCTACAATGTGCAGACTGTATGACCTCAGCTggccttcttttttttgttccttttcatACAAAGTGACCAAATTCATCACTGAGCTGTCAAAGTGACCTCTTCACCAGCTATACACAAATGAGCATGTGGGTGTAGATTTAAAAGGATTTAATGGTGTTAAAAGCTTCAGAAAAGGagactgttatgtgtgtgtgcatgctaatCATCACAGGCGTGTCCAGATCTGATCCTGAAGAACCCCATCAAACTGCTTTAATGAAATCAGCATCCAGTTTAGGTCACAGATTTACAAGTGAGGTGAAATAACTGCAAATGattaaattgttattttgcctcctttgtattttatttaaaactcTGAGAATCAGCGTTGGCCATCCCTGACCCTTCAGGAACAAAGCAGGGCATTTGTTGACATTTTGAGGCTTGTGGTGCTTGCAGCTTGTTTGATTTTCCAACTGAACCAGTTCCTGTCACCCCGCACCTCAAAAGGCGTGTTCTGGAAAACTGCTTGGTTTTTGCGCATCAATCGTATGGTGCGTTTCCATTCAGGCTGGATAGTGTAAGCGCTGTGTCTTTCCATCGTGGCTTTATGGTATAagtggtgtgtgtttacgtTCAGACTGCTTAGTGTAAGCGCTGTGTCTTTCCATTGTGGCTGTATGGTATAGGTTGTGTGTTTACGTTCAGACTGCTTAGTGTAAGCGCTGTGTCTTTCCATCGTGGCTGTATGGTATAagtggtgtgtgtttacgtTCAGACTGCTTAGTGTAAGCGCTGTGTCTTTCCATCGTGGCTGTATGGTATAagtggtgtgtgtttacgtTCAGACTGCTTAGTGTAAGCGCTGTGTTTCTTCCGCAGTTCTGAGCGGGGGCCCACTGCAGGATGCGTACCGGCTGTGCCAGTTCCACTTCCACTGGGGGGAGAGCAACGCATGGGGCTCAGAGCACACCGTGGACCGCCGGCTCTTCCCTGCTGAGGTAGAGAGCCtctcggagagagagagagagagacattgtgTGTTGcctcttgtgtatgtgtgtatgcatatggagtgtatgtgtgtacatgcacaggGGTgtataccagacctgggtcaaatgcataattgttttggtttcaaatactcctctatgcttcactgagcttgtttTGCGTATTTCAATATATGAAATGCGCTCAAAAAGTCtgctcctcttggttggctcagctgCACCAGGCATGATGAatacagcacagaaaagtatttgaatctgatGATTATGTAGTTGAGCCAGGTCTGGTGTATACGTGCACTGACTGGGGCGAGAGATTTTTGTAAGCACGTGTACAGGTGTGGCTATAGATCCACAGTGtttgcgagagtgtgtgtggtgaccAAGCATTTAAATGTGGCTGAAAGTTGTGCCTTCACATCTCCTGTCCAATATAAGTTTCAATATAGCAGCAGGCACTGGAACACTATCCATCCAAACCCTGCCAATATCAGCTCCGCCCCCATGCCATCACTGTCAATATCAATCCACACCAATGCAGCTAGCCATGCttacacacagccctgacccaTGATGTCACAAAGACTCCAGTGTCATGTGACCCCGTGTGCAGTGGAGGTCAGTGTAGTGGGCAGTGCTGAGGGTGGGCTTTCTATTGGAAAATCCCATGACATCTGCCTGCAGTCCCAAACAGCTGACTGGGATCAGTGCTTTTTGCAGAGgaatgtgtgggggtgtgtgtaggggtgtgtaggggtgtgtgtgtgtgtgtgtgtgtgtgtgtgtgtgtgtgtgtgtgtgtgtgtgtgtgtgtgtgtgtgtgtgtgtgtgagatgccaGGCGGCAGGCTCTTACCAGTTCCACATACCCTTGTCTTGTGTAACCACTGCACTATTCTAGTCTCTCTGTGAGGGATGAATCTTCTGCCCTTTGTGCATGAaactttacatttaatttagcaaaagcttttatccaaagcaacgtaaaAAAAacgtgcatatcaaggtcatacaacaaatgACTGAACAcaccagataaggtacaattcatagaAGACTGGTTGTTAGGCTATGAACATATATCTAGTACAcaagatctctctctctgtcataccaagacaactacaatTTGAGAAATTACAGTCCAGATACAAATACAGtccaaatacaaattcaaaagtcctaggttaaggtaaaaaaaaatacaagggCTATAGGGTTAAAGATAGATGGCTGAAGAACAAGTGACAATAGGTTAGGGGACTGCTGCATTGAGTTCAGGTACAGTAACATAAAGTAAGATACGCCATATCATGTTCACCCCTAAAAAAGATGGAGCAGATTTGTGCGTaaatgtgtgagaatgtgttggTCTGGCGGTGTatggggcatgtgtgtgtatgaaagagaATGTGTGTTCCAAGCAAGAGAATGCAAGTTCCCAGCATTTCCTGGACAGGTGTGTCTGAGTCTAGAGTTACAGACAGTTATGACCCAGACATGGGCTTTGCTCCTTTGTGTGGTCAGGTTGTGTGCTGCTAttctgtgctggtgctgttgtgtctttaaaaaaatagttaTTGGCGGTTTGGTTTGTCTGAATGGCTTTTAGCCCAGACCATTGTCTGTGCTTCTGAAGTACAGGGCCTTGTTTGAGTAGCTGTATAATGACCAGAGCACAAGGGGGTGGATTACTAGGTGtgtttcagtgctagttgtgtgtgagtgacagcctATATTCAGTGGTTAtgttaatgttgaaaaaaagagCCAAATGCAGGACAAAATGCACTGTCCTATAAACCCAGAtattgtttttctgtaaaaaaaataaaaaaaagatcagGCGAATGCAGTCTAACAGAcgatgacccagacttgaaccaaAGCAAAATAATTTATCTTGTTTCTTTGATCTTTTGATGTCTGATATTTGGGTTCTCTATTGATCATAAcatttacacagctgttggTAGCATTGTGAGCTTCAGAGTGCTGTACACAAGTACATTTAAACTGAAATCGCCCCTGGGTTTTAAAACCAATATTATTAGCCTGTTGGGCAAACAAGTATTACTTTTGATCACAACGGCAGAACATTATTAGTGGCTTATTTCATCCCGCTAAGCCCCCTATTTCATCCTGcgtcataataaaataatgaacaacctttgtttattgtgttattgctgTGAGATGGCatatttttggttattttgatCAGAACGCAAGTGCATTTAAAATTGGCCTTTCTcctttgtcctctctctctctctctctctctctctctctctctctctctctctctctctctctctctctccctctccctctccctctccctctccctctccctctccctctccctctccctctccctccccctccccctccccctccctctccctccctgcagctGCACCTGGTCCACTGGAATGCTGAAAAGTACAGTCTGTTTGAGGAGGCAGTGATGGAGGAAAACGGCCTGGCTGTGATCGGGGTTTTCCTGAAGGTACGGCACACACGTGTCACTCCCAAATGACACCTGGGAAGTAGGGGTTGAGAAGACAATGCCagaatattcacacacacacacacacacacccgcaccctTTTTCACACATTCTTTTCAGGTTCAGtacataaaaatagaaaagacCACACCCAGAAGCGGCCCGAGGAGCTTTTAGAATAACGAACGCAAGTAGACTAGCAAGGTATTTGGAATAAGTTTATTGTGCTGACGTTGTGCTAAAGAACACCAGTGCAGGGCAATAAAAATAGATAGTAAGCAGCCGTTTCAGTCACCGATGACCTCCTCCAGTCATATGTCACTAAAACGACAGAAGAATTTCTTAGGTGACTAAAGTCTGCTGACTATTCATTTTTATCACCTTGGTGCACTTCAGCAAGATCCTTGCACAAtgaacatgtatgtatttttctaaatatctcaacgtgtgtttctttttttggggggatgtTTCCCTTTTGCAACGAGCGGTGTGCGAGTCCTACATCTTCCCTGCGTTGAATTTAGCATGTTTTGGGACACTAACGCACCACATTTTAGACTTCTTTACAAGGCACACTTTCAATGATCTCTGTCCCTGTTCTTAGGTGGGAAAGAGGCACGAAGGCCTTCAGAAATTAGTAGATGCTTTACCTGCTGTCAGGCACAAGGTGAGTTCACCTTTTCACCCTTTCTAACAAACCGCCCTAATCCTGTGTCTTAATCTGTGtaccagcctgtgtgtgtgccggtgAAATAGGTGCTGTAGCAGGTTGGCTTTTAGCTGAAGGTCAATGAGATAAACAGGGTCTGATGGAaggtcacacatgcacagcacaGAACCGTAAAGATAAACGGCACTCAGAGGCACAGGACTGGACCTgcactgccctctagtggctaACTGCTCAAgcatttttttgttgcatttcagTCTGTTTCAGGAAATGAAAGCTTTACATAAGAATTGCAAtagtcatttaaaaaagattccgttaaaggcaaaataaagcgaaaatagcttttttaaatttgaattgTAGTCCTATGATATTTGTTTGTGCGATTCAATTATAAAAATATTACTAAATTAATTTGTAGAGgatcattattaataataaaataagcatAACATTGAATAAAGTGTATGAGGAAAGGTGATTTAATAAATATGGTTTGTGCCCTAATCCTCCTCTAATTCTATAGGAGTCTGTGAATGTTTGTGAGTGATGTGTATGTGCAAGGATAAGGTACAGACCTGATTGTGTGTGCTCTAATGTGTTATAAACATGCATACTATAATGTGCTATGTGTATATTGTTCTACAGGACGTGATGGGCTctgtagaacagtgtgctgtATTGTGTTATAATTGTGTGTATTATaatgtgttatgttttg is part of the Conger conger chromosome 15, fConCon1.1, whole genome shotgun sequence genome and encodes:
- the ca5a gene encoding carbonic anhydrase 5A, mitochondrial isoform X2; translation: MCTMQAAVECKLHPMWQGTLAVPGGDRQSPIDIAVRKSVFDPQLKPLTFQYDPRTCQQIWNNGYSFLVEYDDTTDKSILSGGPLQDAYRLCQFHFHWGESNAWGSEHTVDRRLFPAELHLVHWNAEKYSLFEEAVMEENGLAVIGVFLKVGKRHEGLQKLVDALPAVRHKDSVVEFTRFDPACLLPTNTHDYWAYPGSLTTPPLSESVSWMIMKQPIEVSHDQLAVFRSLLFTSAEEEVQKSMVNNFRVQQALRGRTVSSSFSPFLQEEPQEDPPANGPRPDHAH